DNA from Evansella sp. LMS18:
ACTTGTTGCAATAATAATCTCCAGCACCATTCGGAGCCCCGCACTTACGGCAGCTATTAATAAAAGAAACAACCTTCTTTAGCATCTTGATTTCCCCCTTTAAAATTATGTGAATTTTAACCCAGTGCTTTTCCGATTTCTATTCTCAGATCTGTTACGTTACTCATTAACTCAAGTCTAATATCATAATAGTTACTTAAATCCATTATGATTTGTTCGATTTTTTTAAGTTTCTTTGCTTTAGAAACGAGTATCCCTCCTGATACTAAATCTAATAATTCCAGTTCTTCATTTTTAATGTCATAATCCTTTCCATTCTCTTTTTCAGTATGTTCTTTAATTACTTCAATAATCTTTAATGTAATGTAATAATCTCTTTCTATTAGTAATTGAGGAAGTTTCTTAGTATTTTCGATATACTCGGTCACTTCACTTTTTGAGTCAATCAATACATCATCTTTATATATCTCTTCTAAGAAGCTGGGCAAATCGCTTTTTTCATGAGCTAGTTCCATACCCATTACATCTCTCAAAAACTGTATGTCGCTGTAGTTATCTACAAATGATTGCCCTCCGTCATCTTTTTTTAATCCATAAGGTATCATTTCAAAGCTGTCATGGATATCAAGGATTAAATGCCCTGCTTCTTCCATGTCTCCCTTTGTAATATCTCGCAATATATGTAATTGATTCTTAAAAGCATCACCTTCTGGAATATTATATTTTATTTGCAGAGTATCATTAATAATGTTGGCCACATGCTCAGTATATATATTGATATATTCGACATATAGTGCTTTTTCTTTCGGTGTCATTTCAAGAATCATTTCTTTACGTTGATCGAACTCGTCCACCTTTATCATCCCTTCAAGTTTCTTCTCATATTTAACCTGTCATTAACTCTCTCTTCCCTCTGTCGAAACTGCTCAAATGA
Protein-coding regions in this window:
- a CDS encoding zinc-ribbon domain-containing protein, producing MLKKVVSFINSCRKCGAPNGAGDYYCNKCGEKLD